Proteins from one Microbacterium sp. Root553 genomic window:
- a CDS encoding PH domain-containing protein, which translates to MSEQQPPAPPAPPGADTERPGGLTTLADGEWHRMHPLTPLFKGGLALIIVAGIAFANLRDRLIAWFVELFTPGEEHYDYSGGDPVDWVLSNNLVLVVLLGVLVLVVVLVGIFWFVWRFQQFRITGDHVEVRKGIVFRSHRRAPLDRVQGVNLTRPFPARIIGLAKLEVVGAGNDSNVELEYLATGRAESVRTDILRLASGARAARQGTADAAARARAGDDGVAGAPASTRSQLVGSMNEGVTGLISGVDLADVAPESVVKIPTGRLIGSQLISSVLWFVFFGVIFGVAVGGVAIGSLIDGDPIGGFLGLGITLGIAIPMVVAIVGITWAQISKSLRYSIAPTPDGVRITYGLLTTVTETLPPGRIFAVEVTQSLLWRPFGWWTIRINRMSGKSAAQQSSGSAQQFNVVLPVGKRADVERVLALILPEAPVSDIPLVWEHGILGPVEGDPYRTMPRRAWWRRPLSWKRHGFALTEFGLLLRRGILWRKLAIFPLARLQGVSLSQGPVDRAQRVSGAQVHSVQGLITGYLSGLERSDALFLLDGVSSAAVAAAARDHTHRWGQYVTDADGAQVPGYPGQTPDAAVDTPPAPPVAPPAPPVGPPAPPVAPTAPPAAAPAGPPVPPAPPAGPPAPPVAPPAPPVAPSAPPVAPPAPDRD; encoded by the coding sequence GTGAGCGAGCAGCAGCCCCCCGCTCCTCCCGCACCTCCCGGCGCGGACACGGAGCGGCCGGGCGGGCTCACCACGCTCGCCGACGGTGAATGGCACCGGATGCATCCGCTCACCCCGCTGTTCAAGGGCGGGCTGGCGCTCATCATCGTCGCGGGCATCGCGTTCGCGAACCTGCGTGATCGGCTGATCGCCTGGTTCGTCGAACTCTTCACCCCGGGCGAGGAGCACTACGACTACTCCGGGGGAGACCCCGTCGACTGGGTGCTGTCGAACAACCTCGTCCTGGTCGTGCTGCTCGGCGTGCTCGTTCTGGTCGTGGTCCTCGTCGGCATCTTCTGGTTCGTCTGGCGGTTCCAGCAGTTCCGCATCACCGGCGACCACGTCGAGGTGCGCAAGGGCATCGTGTTCCGCTCGCATCGGCGCGCGCCTCTCGATCGCGTGCAGGGCGTCAACCTCACCCGGCCCTTCCCCGCACGCATCATCGGACTCGCCAAGCTCGAGGTCGTGGGGGCGGGGAACGACTCGAACGTCGAACTCGAGTACCTCGCGACAGGGCGCGCGGAGTCGGTGCGCACCGACATCCTGCGCCTGGCCTCCGGTGCCAGGGCGGCGCGCCAGGGCACCGCGGATGCCGCCGCCCGTGCCCGCGCCGGGGACGACGGGGTCGCGGGCGCACCCGCCTCCACCCGCTCCCAGCTCGTGGGCTCGATGAACGAGGGCGTCACCGGCCTCATCAGCGGCGTGGATCTCGCCGACGTCGCTCCCGAGAGCGTCGTGAAGATCCCCACGGGCCGCCTGATCGGATCGCAGCTGATCTCGAGCGTGCTCTGGTTCGTGTTCTTCGGCGTCATCTTCGGGGTGGCCGTCGGCGGCGTCGCGATCGGATCCCTGATCGACGGCGATCCGATCGGCGGATTCCTCGGGCTGGGGATCACGCTCGGTATCGCGATCCCCATGGTCGTCGCGATCGTGGGTATCACCTGGGCGCAGATCTCGAAGTCGCTGCGGTACTCGATCGCCCCCACTCCCGACGGCGTGCGGATCACCTACGGGCTGCTCACGACCGTCACCGAGACGCTGCCGCCCGGGCGCATCTTCGCCGTCGAGGTCACGCAGTCGCTGCTGTGGCGGCCGTTCGGCTGGTGGACCATCAGGATCAACCGCATGAGCGGCAAGAGCGCGGCGCAGCAGTCCTCGGGCTCGGCGCAGCAGTTCAACGTGGTGCTCCCCGTCGGCAAGCGGGCAGACGTGGAGCGCGTGCTCGCGCTCATCCTGCCGGAGGCGCCGGTCTCCGACATCCCGCTGGTCTGGGAGCACGGCATCCTCGGCCCGGTGGAGGGCGACCCCTATCGCACGATGCCGCGACGCGCCTGGTGGCGCCGTCCCCTGTCATGGAAGCGGCACGGCTTCGCGCTCACCGAGTTCGGTCTGCTGCTGCGCCGCGGCATCCTGTGGCGCAAGCTCGCGATCTTCCCGCTCGCCCGCCTCCAGGGGGTCTCGCTGTCGCAGGGCCCCGTCGATCGGGCGCAGCGGGTCTCCGGCGCGCAGGTGCACTCGGTGCAGGGACTCATCACCGGGTACCTGTCCGGACTCGAGCGGAGCGACGCCCTCTTCCTGCTCGACGGTGTGAGCTCGGCCGCGGTCGCCGCGGCGGCACGCGATCACACGCACCGGTGGGGTCAGTACGTGACGGACGCCGACGGTGCGCAGGTTCCGGGGTACCCCGGGCAGACCCCGGATGCGGCGGTCGATACGCCTCCTGCTCCGCCGGTGGCTCCGCCTGCTCCGCCAGTCGGTCCGCCTGCTCCGCCGGTGGCTCCGACTGCTCCGCCGGCGGCTGCGCCGGCTGGTCCGCCTGTTCCGCCCGCTCCTCCGGCTGGTCCGCCTGCTCCGCCGGTGGCTCCGCCTGCTCCTCCGGTGGCTCCGTCCGCTCCTCCGGTGGCTCCGCCCGCTCCCGACCGTGACTGA
- a CDS encoding DUF2207 domain-containing protein, translating into MAAHRLAPVLATIVAAAAVLFPAAAASASVPVPAAEADVDDFSYASWDTQIDLGLDEDGHARMHVTESLTARFPDVDQNKGIVRGLLTTYENAGVDLRVLSVTDENGAEVPYETDEDDGLLYVLTGDDDYVRGLTTYVIEYEMRDVVLAADSGVDEFYWDLLPLDSTQRIDAFRADITVDPQMTEHLTGSSRCYIGVSGSTEKCDLAMPTPGEYSVEAVDLAAGEGVTVAIGFDAGTAVQPTARQPDPVTDTVPALAGLGAAALSVGSWFAVSAFKRSRRTSSGLVIAQYDVPDSLPPLVAATIVPGSKDAIPAEIVHLAVRGALRIEEGAESEQPRLRRLDGGAPDPLDAEALDALFEGAADGVADLPTSSEAFAARMTTLSRSGVEAAVSRGLTTKARSRVAVILQWCAIALVLAGFGLGLWGVIAGRVTALPAFTAIAFATFLVLLSSFYGFSKHVVLTAEGARQYEYLMGVKEFIRVAEADRLQMLQSYSGAERRQDGGANVIVVYERLLPYAMLFGMEDEWGAVLEHVYAYEQRGASWIGDPSAPFLRAQLIGFAATSHAAASYSAPTTGSSSSGGSFGGGFSGGGGGGGFSGGR; encoded by the coding sequence ATGGCAGCCCACAGACTCGCCCCCGTCCTCGCCACGATCGTCGCCGCGGCCGCAGTTCTGTTCCCTGCGGCGGCCGCATCCGCTTCCGTCCCTGTGCCCGCAGCGGAGGCCGACGTCGACGACTTCTCGTACGCGTCGTGGGACACGCAGATCGACCTCGGCCTCGATGAGGACGGACATGCGCGCATGCACGTCACCGAATCGCTGACCGCGCGTTTCCCCGACGTCGACCAGAACAAGGGGATCGTGCGCGGGCTGCTCACGACCTACGAGAACGCGGGAGTCGACCTGCGGGTGCTCTCGGTCACCGACGAGAACGGGGCGGAGGTGCCCTACGAGACCGACGAGGACGACGGCCTGCTGTACGTCCTCACGGGAGACGACGACTACGTCCGCGGCCTCACCACCTACGTCATCGAGTACGAGATGCGGGATGTCGTCCTCGCCGCCGACTCCGGCGTCGACGAGTTCTACTGGGACCTGCTGCCCCTCGACAGCACCCAGCGCATCGATGCGTTCCGCGCCGACATCACCGTCGATCCGCAGATGACGGAGCATCTGACGGGATCCTCGCGCTGCTACATCGGCGTCTCCGGATCGACGGAGAAGTGCGACCTCGCGATGCCCACGCCCGGCGAGTACAGCGTCGAGGCGGTCGACCTCGCTGCCGGCGAAGGGGTGACGGTCGCCATCGGCTTCGACGCCGGTACCGCCGTGCAGCCGACTGCGCGTCAACCCGACCCGGTCACCGACACCGTGCCCGCGCTCGCGGGTCTCGGCGCGGCGGCGCTCTCGGTGGGCAGCTGGTTCGCGGTGTCGGCGTTCAAGCGATCGCGCCGCACCTCGAGCGGGCTCGTCATCGCGCAGTACGACGTGCCCGACTCGCTCCCCCCGCTGGTGGCGGCCACCATCGTGCCCGGGTCGAAGGATGCGATCCCGGCCGAGATCGTCCACCTCGCGGTGCGCGGGGCGCTGCGGATCGAAGAAGGCGCAGAGTCCGAGCAGCCGCGCCTGCGTCGCCTGGACGGCGGCGCCCCCGATCCTCTGGACGCCGAGGCCCTCGACGCGCTGTTCGAGGGAGCCGCCGACGGCGTCGCCGACCTCCCGACATCCAGCGAGGCATTCGCTGCGCGGATGACCACACTGTCCAGGAGCGGCGTCGAGGCAGCGGTGTCCCGCGGGCTCACGACCAAGGCGCGCAGTCGCGTGGCCGTGATCCTGCAGTGGTGCGCGATCGCCCTCGTGCTCGCGGGCTTCGGACTCGGCCTCTGGGGTGTGATCGCGGGCCGTGTCACGGCGCTGCCCGCCTTCACCGCCATCGCGTTCGCGACCTTCCTCGTGCTGCTGTCGAGCTTCTACGGCTTCTCGAAGCACGTCGTGCTGACGGCCGAGGGCGCACGGCAGTACGAGTATCTGATGGGCGTCAAGGAGTTCATCCGGGTGGCGGAGGCCGATCGGCTGCAGATGCTGCAGTCGTACTCGGGCGCCGAGCGGCGACAGGACGGCGGCGCGAACGTGATCGTCGTCTACGAGCGGCTGCTCCCCTACGCCATGCTCTTCGGCATGGAGGACGAATGGGGCGCCGTGCTCGAGCACGTGTACGCCTACGAGCAGCGCGGCGCATCCTGGATCGGCGACCCGAGTGCTCCGTTCCTGCGAGCTCAGCTCATCGGCTTCGCCGCGACCTCCCACGCTGCCGCCTCGTACTCCGCTCCGACCACGGGGAGCTCGTCGAGCGGCGGCTCCTTCGGCGGCGGGTTCTCGGGCGGCGGCGGCGGAGGCGGGTTCTCGGGCGGACGCTGA
- the lysS gene encoding lysine--tRNA ligase, with product MTDASAAPETTTVVTEEDVHEQKAVRLAKRERLVANRTDAGGGAFPVSVPVTHRIPALRAEYGELEPGAETGVIAGVAGRVVFSRNTGKLCFATLQAGDGSRIQAMISLANVGEQSLADWKEYVDLGDHVFVHGEVISSRRGELSIMADDWAIAAKAILPLPNAYSELSEEGRVRSRYLDLIVREQARTTVRARAAVNASLRATFGDHDYLEVETPMLQVQHGGASARPFVTHSNAFDTELYLRIAPELYLKRAVVGGIERVYEINRNFRNEGADSTHSPEFAMLEAYQAYGDYDQMASLTQELVQNAAVAVAGSTTVTWADGTEYDLGGEWDRISMYESLSTAAGRPFTPADTVEDLVAFAEANGVDLPAQETHGKLIEELWEHFVKGDLVRPTFVMDFPLDTSPLVREHRSIDGVVEKWDLYIRGFELATGYSELVDPVIQRERFVEQAKLAARGDVEAMPVDEEFLRALEHGMPPSGGMGMGIDRLLMAITGLGIRETILFPLVK from the coding sequence ATGACTGACGCGTCTGCCGCGCCCGAGACGACCACGGTCGTCACCGAAGAAGACGTCCACGAGCAGAAGGCCGTGCGGCTCGCGAAGCGCGAGCGTCTGGTTGCGAACCGCACGGATGCCGGCGGAGGCGCCTTTCCGGTGAGCGTCCCCGTGACGCACCGGATCCCCGCGCTGCGCGCCGAGTACGGCGAGCTCGAGCCCGGTGCGGAGACCGGAGTGATCGCGGGCGTCGCCGGTCGTGTGGTCTTCAGCCGTAACACCGGGAAGCTGTGCTTCGCGACGCTGCAGGCCGGTGACGGCTCGCGCATCCAGGCGATGATCTCCCTGGCCAACGTCGGCGAGCAGTCGCTCGCGGACTGGAAGGAGTACGTCGATCTGGGCGACCACGTCTTCGTGCACGGTGAGGTCATCTCGAGCCGTCGCGGCGAACTGTCGATCATGGCCGACGACTGGGCGATCGCCGCGAAGGCGATCCTGCCCCTGCCGAACGCCTACTCCGAGCTCAGCGAAGAGGGACGGGTGCGCAGCCGCTACCTCGATCTGATCGTCCGCGAGCAGGCCCGCACGACCGTGCGCGCCCGCGCCGCCGTCAACGCGAGTCTGCGCGCGACCTTCGGCGACCACGACTACCTCGAGGTGGAGACGCCCATGCTGCAGGTGCAGCACGGCGGGGCATCCGCACGCCCGTTCGTGACGCACTCGAATGCGTTCGACACCGAGCTCTACCTGCGCATCGCACCGGAGCTCTACCTGAAGCGCGCCGTCGTCGGCGGCATCGAGCGGGTCTACGAGATCAACCGCAACTTCCGCAACGAGGGTGCCGACTCGACCCACAGCCCCGAGTTCGCGATGCTCGAGGCCTACCAGGCCTACGGCGACTACGACCAGATGGCCTCGCTCACCCAGGAGCTGGTGCAGAACGCGGCCGTCGCGGTCGCGGGGTCCACCACCGTCACGTGGGCCGACGGCACCGAGTACGACCTCGGCGGCGAGTGGGACCGCATCTCGATGTACGAGTCGCTGTCGACCGCCGCCGGACGCCCGTTCACTCCGGCCGACACCGTCGAGGATCTCGTCGCGTTCGCCGAGGCGAACGGTGTCGACCTGCCCGCGCAGGAGACCCACGGCAAGCTCATCGAAGAGCTGTGGGAGCACTTCGTGAAGGGCGATCTCGTGCGCCCGACCTTCGTCATGGACTTCCCTCTGGACACCTCGCCGCTGGTGCGCGAGCACCGCTCGATCGACGGCGTGGTGGAGAAGTGGGACCTGTACATCCGTGGCTTCGAGCTCGCGACGGGGTACTCGGAGCTCGTCGACCCCGTCATCCAGCGCGAGCGCTTCGTCGAACAGGCGAAGTTGGCCGCGCGCGGTGATGTCGAGGCCATGCCCGTCGACGAGGAGTTCCTCCGCGCCCTCGAGCACGGCATGCCGCCGTCCGGGGGCATGGGCATGGGGATCGACCGTCTGCTGATGGCCATCACGGGTCTGGGCATCCGCGAGACGATCCTCTTCCCGCTCGTCAAGTAG
- the folB gene encoding dihydroneopterin aldolase gives MEPLDEIVLTGLTVFGRHGVYDHERENGQEFTIDLLLTMSLRAAAASDDVVDTVHYGELAEEVAAVVAGEPVNLIETLAERIADVALADSRVQFATVTVHKPHAPIALTFSDVAVTVRRARSTEKDTP, from the coding sequence ATGGAGCCCCTCGATGAGATCGTCCTGACGGGACTCACCGTCTTCGGCAGGCACGGCGTCTATGACCACGAGCGCGAGAACGGTCAGGAGTTCACGATCGACCTGCTCCTGACCATGTCGCTGCGCGCGGCCGCGGCCTCCGATGACGTCGTCGACACGGTGCACTACGGCGAACTGGCCGAGGAGGTCGCCGCCGTCGTCGCCGGAGAGCCGGTGAACCTGATCGAGACGCTCGCCGAGCGCATCGCCGACGTCGCCCTGGCGGATTCCCGCGTGCAGTTCGCCACGGTCACGGTGCACAAGCCGCACGCTCCGATCGCCCTGACATTCAGCGACGTCGCGGTCACCGTGCGCCGTGCGCGGTCGACCGAGAAGGACACACCATGA
- a CDS encoding DUF3180 domain-containing protein, producing MKRTSVGLLVVLALLSGAAGYVLDHMLTAMGRTTFTPSLLLPLLLLLIGAASLGVAWPVRVSVRSGIRIDPFRATRAVTLARASSLLGAIMAGFGVGLLVFLLSRPIDPPVGSTVAMLALIGSAVALVVAALIAEQFCILPKDPDDSEPRDRAGDPGPAELGGGH from the coding sequence ATGAAGCGCACCTCCGTCGGACTGCTCGTCGTCCTCGCGCTCCTCTCGGGTGCCGCGGGCTACGTGCTCGACCACATGCTCACGGCCATGGGCCGCACCACCTTCACTCCGTCGCTCCTGCTGCCCCTGCTGCTCCTGCTCATCGGTGCGGCATCGCTGGGCGTGGCGTGGCCGGTGCGCGTGAGCGTGCGCAGCGGCATCCGTATCGATCCGTTCCGCGCGACCCGCGCCGTCACCCTCGCCCGGGCGTCGAGCCTGCTCGGCGCGATCATGGCCGGGTTCGGCGTGGGGCTGCTGGTGTTCCTTCTGTCCCGGCCGATCGATCCCCCGGTAGGGTCGACTGTGGCGATGCTGGCGCTGATCGGAAGTGCGGTCGCGCTCGTCGTCGCCGCGCTCATCGCCGAACAGTTCTGCATACTTCCGAAGGATCCTGATGACTCAGAACCCAGAGATCGAGCCGGGGACCCCGGCCCCGCTGAACTCGGCGGAGGTCACTGA
- the folK gene encoding 2-amino-4-hydroxy-6-hydroxymethyldihydropteridine diphosphokinase: protein MSRNLANPPSLPGPRPGRAEAVAVVAFGANLGDREATIRAAADRIARLPLVSDVRLSPLFETVALRLDGPDPEAPGYVNAVALMTTRLAPSILLGMLHAVEDEHGRERHERWGDRTLDLDLIAYGDESADDERLQLPHPRAAERLFVLEPWLALDPDAELPGRGRVADLVTSLRAAEQR from the coding sequence ATGAGTCGCAACCTGGCGAACCCGCCCAGCCTTCCCGGCCCCCGCCCCGGACGTGCAGAAGCCGTGGCCGTCGTCGCCTTCGGCGCGAACCTCGGTGACCGTGAGGCCACCATCCGGGCAGCGGCGGACCGCATCGCGCGACTGCCTCTGGTCAGCGACGTGCGTCTGTCGCCGCTGTTCGAGACGGTGGCGCTCAGGCTGGACGGTCCGGATCCCGAGGCGCCCGGCTATGTCAACGCGGTCGCGCTGATGACGACGCGTCTGGCTCCGAGCATCCTGCTCGGGATGCTGCACGCCGTCGAGGACGAGCACGGCCGAGAGCGGCACGAACGCTGGGGGGACCGCACGCTCGACCTCGACCTGATCGCCTACGGCGACGAGAGTGCGGATGACGAGCGACTGCAGCTGCCGCATCCGCGCGCCGCCGAGCGGCTCTTCGTGCTCGAGCCCTGGCTCGCTCTCGACCCGGACGCCGAGCTGCCGGGCCGCGGCAGGGTCGCGGACCTCGTCACGAGCCTGCGCGCCGCGGAGCAGCGATGA
- a CDS encoding DUF4192 family protein, which translates to MTTLLRASGSAEFLQMVPSLAGFTPRDSLVLLPFHGSRTSGAMRLDLPHDDVRTEDYADAAIGLVSRVRAADAVALVVYTDDDVHVTPEGLVLPFAIAVDEVLQRADDSGLRIVDALCVTRGGWSSYLDDDPQLRVLDPRVPAVPGVGDVSGDQRSGAELPPTDLAETERVGRALRDIDALLERTRGQGPTGQENPQAIVALLLLDDVPAFFEAAITAPDDLPPFAIAALLWCLDRPLFRDVALVQWATDAVGGMRTLEAQLSFADARSSVPDDLGDVFLGRGPTPDPERLRRALFLVRIAAARAPRASRPAPLTAAAWLSWALGRASHAAHYLDLVRAIDPEYGLAALLETMIAAAVLPEWAFRRGATPAT; encoded by the coding sequence ATGACCACACTCCTTCGCGCATCAGGCTCCGCCGAATTCCTCCAGATGGTGCCGTCCCTGGCCGGCTTCACTCCCCGCGACAGCCTCGTGCTGCTCCCCTTCCACGGCTCGCGCACCAGCGGCGCGATGCGACTCGACCTCCCCCACGACGACGTGCGCACCGAGGACTACGCCGACGCCGCCATCGGGCTCGTGTCCCGGGTGCGCGCTGCGGATGCCGTGGCACTCGTCGTCTACACCGACGACGACGTGCACGTCACCCCCGAGGGACTCGTCCTGCCGTTCGCCATCGCCGTAGACGAGGTGCTCCAGCGGGCCGACGACTCGGGCCTGCGCATCGTCGACGCCCTCTGCGTGACCCGGGGAGGGTGGTCGAGCTACCTCGACGACGATCCGCAGCTGCGGGTGCTCGATCCCCGGGTCCCCGCGGTGCCGGGGGTGGGCGACGTCTCGGGCGACCAGAGGTCGGGCGCCGAGCTTCCCCCGACGGACCTCGCGGAGACCGAACGGGTCGGACGCGCGCTCCGCGACATCGACGCGCTGCTCGAGCGGACTCGGGGGCAGGGGCCGACCGGCCAGGAGAACCCTCAGGCGATCGTGGCGCTCCTCCTGCTCGACGATGTCCCGGCGTTCTTCGAGGCCGCGATCACCGCGCCGGACGACCTTCCGCCCTTCGCGATCGCGGCACTCCTGTGGTGCCTCGATCGTCCGCTGTTCCGCGACGTGGCCCTGGTGCAGTGGGCCACGGACGCGGTCGGAGGCATGCGCACCCTCGAGGCCCAGCTGTCCTTCGCCGACGCCCGATCCAGCGTGCCCGACGATCTCGGAGACGTGTTCCTCGGCCGCGGGCCGACGCCCGACCCCGAGCGCCTGAGACGCGCGCTCTTCCTCGTCCGCATCGCCGCGGCGCGGGCGCCGCGGGCGTCGAGGCCCGCTCCTCTCACGGCCGCCGCGTGGCTGTCGTGGGCACTGGGTCGCGCCAGCCACGCGGCGCACTACCTCGATCTCGTCCGGGCGATAGATCCCGAATACGGACTGGCGGCCCTGCTCGAGACGATGATCGCCGCCGCGGTGCTGCCGGAGTGGGCGTTCCGCCGTGGCGCGACGCCTGCTACTTGA
- a CDS encoding DUF2520 domain-containing protein produces the protein MTDPSRRDGRLGVGIIGAGRVGPVIGAALAGAGHAITGITSGSDDDRASAVLPDVPVLDPLEVVRRSELVVIAVPHDQLPDLIAGIAEVGGWQLGQLVLHTDPAYGVGVLRPAAQSGAIPLAVHPAITFTGSTIDLRQLQASYAAVTAPPGVLPIAQALAVEMGCEPIVIDEADRPAYADVIQTVTEFSRSIIAQATGRLGEIGVENPGGYLSALVQSTVERALRDASSPEPLL, from the coding sequence GTGACTGACCCGTCTCGACGCGACGGTCGGCTCGGGGTCGGGATCATCGGGGCCGGCCGCGTCGGTCCGGTGATCGGTGCGGCGCTGGCCGGAGCGGGCCATGCGATCACCGGCATCACGAGCGGCTCCGATGACGACCGTGCCTCCGCGGTTCTGCCGGACGTCCCGGTCCTCGACCCGCTCGAGGTCGTGCGCCGCAGCGAGCTGGTGGTGATCGCGGTTCCGCACGACCAGTTGCCCGACCTCATCGCCGGCATCGCCGAGGTCGGCGGGTGGCAGCTCGGGCAGCTCGTGCTGCACACCGACCCCGCCTACGGCGTGGGCGTGCTGCGTCCTGCCGCGCAGAGCGGCGCGATTCCGCTCGCCGTGCACCCCGCGATCACGTTCACGGGCTCGACGATCGACCTGCGCCAGTTGCAGGCGAGCTATGCGGCGGTCACCGCCCCGCCGGGGGTGCTCCCGATCGCACAGGCCCTGGCCGTGGAGATGGGGTGCGAACCGATCGTGATCGACGAGGCCGATCGTCCCGCCTACGCCGACGTGATCCAGACGGTGACGGAGTTCTCGCGCTCGATCATCGCTCAGGCCACGGGCCGTCTCGGCGAGATCGGGGTCGAGAACCCCGGCGGATACCTGTCTGCGCTGGTGCAGTCGACGGTCGAGCGAGCGCTTCGCGACGCGTCGAGTCCCGAACCGCTGCTCTGA
- the cls gene encoding cardiolipin synthase, with protein sequence MTPETLAWWIAAFLLALDLAIRITAIIVIPRNRRPTAAMAWLLAVFFIPFVGVFLFLLIGNPRLPRVRRRKQDQINEYIADTSEHLHFGTLRPDAPSWFPPLVEMNHRLGALPISGDNGAHLISDYQESLDAMADEIRKAEDYVHIEFYILQSDASTDNFFRAMEEVAERGVHVRVLLDHWANRWKPKYRATISRLDRMGAHWHLMLPVQPFKGRMQRPDLRNHRKLLVVDGKVAFLGSQNVTDSTYNLPKNIKRGLHWVDLMVRIDGPVVLSVNAIFLSDWYSETDEILQEIDIAHAETGSGDLDCQVVPSGPGFEVENNLRLFLGLLYAAKEKIMIVSPYFVPDEALLLAVTAAVDRGVQVELFVSEEGDQAMVYHAQRSYYEVLLKAGVRIRMYPKPYILHTKSLTIDDQVAVIGSSNMDMRSFGLNLEVSMLVRGEEFVAEMRAVEDGYRSLSRELTLDEWMQQPLRSTVLDNLARLTSALQ encoded by the coding sequence ATGACGCCGGAAACCTTGGCATGGTGGATCGCCGCCTTCCTGCTGGCGCTCGACCTGGCGATCCGCATCACGGCGATCATCGTCATCCCGAGGAACCGCCGCCCCACCGCTGCGATGGCCTGGCTGCTCGCCGTCTTCTTCATCCCGTTCGTCGGCGTCTTCCTGTTCCTGCTGATCGGGAATCCGCGTCTGCCGCGCGTGCGCCGCCGCAAGCAGGATCAGATCAACGAGTACATCGCCGACACGAGCGAGCATCTGCACTTCGGAACCCTGCGCCCCGACGCCCCGAGCTGGTTCCCGCCGCTGGTCGAGATGAACCACCGCCTCGGCGCACTGCCCATCTCGGGAGACAACGGTGCGCACCTGATCTCGGACTACCAGGAGTCGCTCGATGCGATGGCCGACGAGATCCGCAAGGCCGAGGACTACGTGCACATCGAGTTCTACATCCTGCAGTCCGACGCGTCGACCGACAACTTCTTCCGAGCGATGGAGGAGGTCGCCGAACGCGGAGTGCATGTCCGCGTGCTGCTGGACCACTGGGCGAATCGCTGGAAACCGAAGTACCGGGCGACGATCTCGCGGCTGGACCGCATGGGTGCGCACTGGCACCTGATGCTCCCCGTACAGCCGTTCAAGGGGCGCATGCAGCGGCCCGACCTGCGCAATCACCGCAAGCTGCTCGTCGTCGACGGCAAGGTCGCCTTCCTCGGTTCGCAGAACGTCACCGACTCGACCTACAACCTCCCGAAGAACATCAAGCGCGGTCTGCACTGGGTCGACCTGATGGTCCGCATCGACGGTCCGGTCGTGCTGAGCGTCAACGCGATCTTCCTGAGCGACTGGTACAGCGAGACCGACGAGATCCTGCAGGAGATCGACATCGCGCATGCCGAGACGGGGTCGGGCGACCTCGACTGCCAGGTCGTCCCCTCCGGACCCGGCTTCGAGGTCGAGAACAATCTGCGCCTCTTCCTCGGGCTGCTGTACGCGGCCAAAGAGAAGATCATGATCGTCAGCCCGTACTTCGTGCCCGACGAGGCGCTGCTGCTGGCCGTGACCGCCGCGGTCGACCGCGGCGTGCAGGTCGAGCTCTTCGTCTCGGAGGAGGGCGACCAGGCGATGGTCTACCACGCCCAGCGCAGCTACTACGAGGTGCTGCTGAAAGCCGGGGTGCGCATCCGGATGTACCCCAAGCCCTACATTTTGCACACGAAGAGTCTGACCATCGACGACCAGGTCGCGGTCATCGGGTCGAGCAACATGGACATGCGCTCGTTCGGTCTGAACCTCGAGGTCTCGATGCTGGTGCGGGGCGAGGAGTTCGTCGCCGAGATGCGCGCGGTCGAGGACGGATACCGGTCGCTCAGCCGAGAGCTCACCCTCGACGAGTGGATGCAGCAGCCGCTGCGCTCGACCGTGCTCGACAACCTCGCCCGGCTCACCTCCGCGCTGCAGTAG
- a CDS encoding PH domain-containing protein, producing MTQNPEIEPGTPAPLNSAEVTDLAALDQGTYPSLRTARNDARLELDGSWHQISPRYVVSQILQNVIFIAFILAIAVVLALVLHQTWVWIPAGVVVVITLITLVILPRQAKAIGYMLRADDIVFRKGILWQRMIAVPYGRMQLVDITQGPLDRAFGVTQLKMVTAAATTGVQIPGLTQAAAEALRDTLIEVAETRRTGL from the coding sequence ATGACTCAGAACCCAGAGATCGAGCCGGGGACCCCGGCCCCGCTGAACTCGGCGGAGGTCACTGACCTCGCAGCCCTCGACCAGGGGACGTATCCGTCGCTGCGCACCGCGCGCAACGACGCCCGCCTCGAGCTCGACGGCAGCTGGCACCAGATCTCGCCGCGCTACGTGGTGTCGCAGATCCTCCAGAACGTGATCTTCATCGCGTTCATCCTCGCGATCGCCGTGGTGCTCGCGCTCGTCCTGCACCAGACCTGGGTCTGGATCCCCGCGGGGGTCGTCGTGGTGATCACCCTGATCACGCTGGTGATCCTGCCCCGTCAGGCGAAGGCGATCGGATACATGCTGCGTGCCGACGACATCGTCTTCCGCAAGGGCATCCTGTGGCAGCGCATGATCGCGGTGCCGTACGGACGCATGCAGCTCGTCGACATCACCCAGGGCCCGCTCGATCGCGCGTTCGGCGTCACCCAGCTCAAGATGGTGACCGCCGCGGCGACCACCGGGGTGCAGATCCCCGGGCTCACGCAGGCCGCCGCCGAAGCGCTGCGCGACACCCTCATCGAGGTCGCCGAGACCCGCCGGACGGGCCTGTGA